Proteins from a single region of Manis javanica isolate MJ-LG chromosome 5, MJ_LKY, whole genome shotgun sequence:
- the RAE1 gene encoding mRNA export factor RAE1 isoform X1: MSLFGTTSGFGTSGTMFGSTTTDNHNPMKDIEVTSSPDDSIGCLSFSPPTLPGNFLIAGSWANDVRCWEVQDSGQTIPKAQQMHTGPVLDVCWSDDGSKVFTASCDKTAKMWDLNSNQAIQIAQHDAPVKTIHWIKAPNYSCVMTGSWDKTLKFWDTRSSNPMMVLQLPERCYCADVIYPMAVVATAERGLIVYQLENQPSEFRRIESPLKHQHRCVAIFKDKQNKPTGFALGSIEGRVAIHYINPPNPAKDNFTFKCHRSNGTNTSAPQDIYAVNGIAFHPVHGTLATVGSDGRFSFWDKDARTKLKTSEQLDQPIAACCFNHNGNIFAYASSYDWSKGHEFYNPQKKNYIFLRNAAEELKPRNKK; this comes from the exons ATGAGTCTATTTGGAACAACCTCGGGTTTTGGAACCAGTGGGACCATGTTTGGAAGCACAACCACAGATAACCACAACCCTATGAAG GATATTGAAGTAACATCTTCTCCTGATGATAGCATTGGTTGTCTATCTTTCAGCCCACCAACCTTGCCAGGAAACTTTCTTATCGCAGGATCATGGGCTAACGAT GTTCGCTGCTGGGAAGTTCAAGATAGTGGACAGACTATTCCAAAAGCCCAGCAGATGCACACAGGGCCTGTGCTAGATGTCTGCTGGAGTGAT GATGGGAGCAAAGTATTTACAGCTTCATGTGATAAAACTGCCAAAATGTGGGACCTCAACAGTAACCAAGCAATACAGATCGCACAG CACGATGCTCCTGTTAAAACCATACATTGGATCAAAGCACCAAACTACAGCTGTGTGATGACCGGGAGCTGGGATAAGACATTGAAG TTTTGGGATACGCGATCGTCGAATCCTATGATGGTTTTACAGCTCCCTGAAAGGTGTTACTGTGCCGATGTG ATCTATCCTATGGCTGTGGTGGCAACTGCGGAGAGGGGACTAATTGTCTACCAATTGGAGAATCAACCTTCTGAGTTCAGGAGGATAGAATCTCCACTGAAACACCAG CATCGATGTGTGGctatttttaaagacaaacaGAACAAGCCGACTGGTTTTGCCTTGGGAAGTATTGAGGGGAGAGTTGCCATTCACTACATCAACCCCCCAAATCC TGCCAAAGATAACTTCACCTTTAAATGCCATCGCTCTAACGGTACCAATACTTCAGCGCCTCAGGACATCTATGCG GTAAATGGAATTGCATTCCATCCTGTACATGGCACCCTTGCAACTGTGGGATCTGATGGTCGATTCAGCTTTTGGGACAAAGATGCCCgaacaaaactaaaaacttcaGAACAGTTAGATCAACCGATAGCGGCTTGCTGCTTCAATCACAATGGAAACATATTTGCGTATGCTTCCAGCTACGACTGGTCAAAG ggaCATGAATTTTATAATCcccaaaagaaaaattacattttcctgCGTAATGCAGCCGAAGAGCTAAAACCCAGGAATAAGAAGTAA
- the RAE1 gene encoding mRNA export factor RAE1 isoform X2 — protein sequence MSLFGTTSGFGTSGTMFGSTTTDNHNPMKDIEVTSSPDDSIGCLSFSPPTLPGNFLIAGSWANDVRCWEVQDSGQTIPKAQQMHTGPVLDVCWSDDGSKVFTASCDKTAKMWDLNSNQAIQIAQHDAPVKTIHWIKAPNYSCVMTGSWDKTLKFWDTRSSNPMMVLQLPERCYCADVIYPMAVVATAERGLIVYQLENQPSEFRRIESPLKHQHRCVAIFKDKQNKPTGFALGSIEGRVAIHYINPPNPAKDNFTFKCHRSNGTNTSAPQDIYAVNGIAFHPVHGTLATVGSDGRFSFWDKDARTKLKTSEQLDQPIAACCFNHNGNIFAYASSYDWSKDSPPGPCPRPRDVVSQTAHFFCGTKSELPSHHLLQRPCFLRAVSHLGVKEVTA from the exons ATGAGTCTATTTGGAACAACCTCGGGTTTTGGAACCAGTGGGACCATGTTTGGAAGCACAACCACAGATAACCACAACCCTATGAAG GATATTGAAGTAACATCTTCTCCTGATGATAGCATTGGTTGTCTATCTTTCAGCCCACCAACCTTGCCAGGAAACTTTCTTATCGCAGGATCATGGGCTAACGAT GTTCGCTGCTGGGAAGTTCAAGATAGTGGACAGACTATTCCAAAAGCCCAGCAGATGCACACAGGGCCTGTGCTAGATGTCTGCTGGAGTGAT GATGGGAGCAAAGTATTTACAGCTTCATGTGATAAAACTGCCAAAATGTGGGACCTCAACAGTAACCAAGCAATACAGATCGCACAG CACGATGCTCCTGTTAAAACCATACATTGGATCAAAGCACCAAACTACAGCTGTGTGATGACCGGGAGCTGGGATAAGACATTGAAG TTTTGGGATACGCGATCGTCGAATCCTATGATGGTTTTACAGCTCCCTGAAAGGTGTTACTGTGCCGATGTG ATCTATCCTATGGCTGTGGTGGCAACTGCGGAGAGGGGACTAATTGTCTACCAATTGGAGAATCAACCTTCTGAGTTCAGGAGGATAGAATCTCCACTGAAACACCAG CATCGATGTGTGGctatttttaaagacaaacaGAACAAGCCGACTGGTTTTGCCTTGGGAAGTATTGAGGGGAGAGTTGCCATTCACTACATCAACCCCCCAAATCC TGCCAAAGATAACTTCACCTTTAAATGCCATCGCTCTAACGGTACCAATACTTCAGCGCCTCAGGACATCTATGCG GTAAATGGAATTGCATTCCATCCTGTACATGGCACCCTTGCAACTGTGGGATCTGATGGTCGATTCAGCTTTTGGGACAAAGATGCCCgaacaaaactaaaaacttcaGAACAGTTAGATCAACCGATAGCGGCTTGCTGCTTCAATCACAATGGAAACATATTTGCGTATGCTTCCAGCTACGACTGGTCAAAG GACAGCCCTCCTGGGCCGTGCCCCCGTCCCCGTGACGTCGTGAGTCAGACGGCTCATTTCTTCTGCGGAACCAAGTCAGAGCTCCCCTCCCACCACCTTCTCCAGAGGCCCTGCTTCCTGAGGGCAGTCAGTCACCTTGGTGTTAAAGAGGTGACAGCTTAA